A genomic window from Haliaeetus albicilla chromosome 10, bHalAlb1.1, whole genome shotgun sequence includes:
- the TMEM233 gene encoding transmembrane protein 233 has product MSALPAGTDIKRALENSPETDIEDELPDGPPQPRPKNYLLLSILACFCPAYPVNIVAFVFAVMALNSYNQGDIEGSKRLGRNALWVAVASIIIGLVIIGIYCVVHFTTHAI; this is encoded by the exons ATGTCCGCGCTCCCCGCCGGTACCGACATCAAGAGGGCTCTGGAGAACAGCCCCGAGACCGACATCGAGGATGAGCTGCCCGACGGGCCGCCGCAGCCGCGGCCCAAGAACTACCTGCTCCTCAGCATCCTCGCCTGCTTCTGTCCCGCCTATCCCGTCAACATTGTCGCCTTCGTCTTCGCCGTCATG GCTTTAAACAGTTATAATCAAGGAGATATAGAAGGGTCAAAAAGACTGGGTCGCAATGCACTCTGGGTTGCTGTTGCATCAATTATCATTGGCCTTGTCATCATTGGAATCTATTGCGTAGTTCATTTCACAACG